In the genome of Xanthomonas translucens pv. cerealis, one region contains:
- a CDS encoding DUF192 domain-containing protein, with amino-acid sequence MSLFRALFVLVLLSLNGCASAGSDWVELAGHRYQVELAQDDATRARGLMFRDQMDADHGMLFIHDREEPQAYWMKNTKIALDILYFDSKRKLVAQQRDVPPCSAGNACPPYPSNAPARYVLELNAGQAAQIQLQDGTELSFGPGVPKAR; translated from the coding sequence ATGTCCCTGTTCCGCGCCCTGTTCGTCCTCGTCCTGCTGTCCCTCAACGGCTGCGCCAGCGCCGGCAGCGACTGGGTGGAACTGGCCGGGCACCGTTACCAGGTCGAGCTGGCCCAGGACGACGCGACCCGCGCGCGCGGCCTGATGTTCCGCGACCAGATGGACGCCGACCACGGCATGCTGTTCATCCACGACCGCGAGGAGCCACAGGCGTACTGGATGAAGAACACCAAGATCGCGTTGGACATCCTGTACTTCGACAGCAAGCGCAAGCTGGTGGCGCAGCAGCGCGACGTGCCGCCGTGCTCGGCGGGCAACGCTTGTCCGCCGTATCCCAGCAACGCACCGGCGCGCTACGTGCTGGAACTCAACGCCGGCCAGGCCGCGCAAATCCAGTTGCAGGACGGCACCGAACTGAGCTTCGGCCCGGGCGTCCCCAAGGCCCGCTGA
- the rpiA gene encoding ribose-5-phosphate isomerase RpiA, with the protein MSESKRLAAEKAIEYVEDGMIVGVGTGSTVAYFIDALGRIGHRIKGAVSSSEQSSARLRQHGIEVLELNHTGNLSLYVDGADECDPNRCLIKGGGAALTREKIIAEASERFVCIIDPSKQVRTLGAFPLPIEVIPMARSLVAREILARTGGQPVWRDGVVTDNGNVVLDVHHLAITDPVALERDLNQIPGVVCVGLFARRPADVVIVGGEPPRVL; encoded by the coding sequence ATGTCCGAAAGCAAACGCCTGGCCGCCGAAAAAGCCATCGAATACGTCGAAGACGGCATGATCGTCGGCGTCGGCACCGGCTCCACGGTGGCGTATTTCATCGACGCGCTGGGCCGCATCGGCCACCGCATCAAGGGCGCGGTCTCCAGCTCCGAGCAGAGCAGCGCGCGCCTGCGCCAGCACGGCATCGAGGTGCTTGAACTGAACCATACCGGCAACCTGTCGCTGTACGTGGATGGCGCCGACGAGTGCGATCCGAACCGCTGCCTGATCAAGGGCGGCGGCGCCGCACTGACCCGCGAGAAGATCATCGCCGAGGCCAGCGAACGCTTCGTGTGCATCATCGACCCGAGCAAGCAGGTACGCACGCTGGGCGCCTTCCCGCTGCCGATCGAGGTGATCCCGATGGCGCGCAGCCTGGTCGCGCGCGAGATCCTGGCCCGCACCGGCGGCCAGCCGGTATGGCGCGACGGCGTGGTCACCGACAACGGCAACGTGGTCCTGGACGTGCACCACCTGGCCATCACCGACCCGGTGGCCCTGGAGCGCGACCTCAACCAGATCCCCGGCGTGGTCTGTGTCGGCCTGTTCGCGCGCCGCCCTGCCGACGTGGTGATTGTCGGTGGCGAGCCGCCGCGCGTCCTTTGA
- a CDS encoding EVE domain-containing protein, protein MTARKRYWLMKSEPDVFSIDDLQRVGSEPWNGVRNYQARNFMRDGMQVGDGILFYHSNCKVPGIVGVATVASAAYPDVTQFDPESDYHDPKATREQPRWYLVDVAFERKLARTIALDEIKQHSDALGEGFALTARGNRLSVFPVTAAQWKLLLALE, encoded by the coding sequence ATGACCGCACGCAAGCGCTACTGGCTGATGAAGTCCGAACCGGATGTCTTCTCGATCGACGACCTGCAGCGGGTCGGCAGCGAACCCTGGAACGGAGTGCGTAACTACCAGGCGCGCAACTTCATGCGCGACGGCATGCAGGTCGGCGACGGCATCCTGTTCTACCACTCCAACTGCAAGGTGCCGGGCATCGTCGGCGTGGCCACGGTGGCCAGCGCCGCGTATCCGGACGTCACCCAGTTCGACCCCGAATCCGACTACCACGACCCCAAGGCCACCCGCGAACAGCCGCGCTGGTACCTGGTGGACGTGGCATTCGAGCGCAAGCTCGCGCGCACCATCGCGCTGGACGAGATCAAGCAGCACAGCGATGCGCTCGGCGAAGGCTTTGCGCTGACCGCGCGCGGCAACCGCCTGTCGGTGTTCCCGGTCACCGCCGCGCAGTGGAAGTTGCTGTTGGCGCTCGAGTAG
- a CDS encoding 5-formyltetrahydrofolate cyclo-ligase translates to MTSDQRDSLRQQLRARRRALSAPARLAAADALAQRLLNLPFAPQHGHVAGYWAMDGEIALHRWQLSLPAGVQYCLPVLSGKTLRFAPWRPGQPLTANRYGIPEPELAAAATLAPEQMALVVAPLVGFDASGGRLGMGGGWYDRSFAFRQRQAPAPWLVGAAFAVQQVAALPVAAWDVALDAVCTDSLTLLTATDFPA, encoded by the coding sequence ATGACTTCCGACCAACGCGACTCACTGCGCCAGCAACTGCGTGCGCGCCGCCGCGCGCTCTCCGCGCCCGCGCGCCTGGCGGCGGCCGATGCGCTGGCGCAGCGGCTGCTGAACTTGCCGTTCGCGCCGCAGCACGGCCACGTCGCCGGCTACTGGGCGATGGACGGGGAGATCGCGCTGCACCGCTGGCAGCTGAGCCTGCCGGCCGGCGTGCAGTACTGCCTGCCGGTGCTCAGCGGCAAGACTCTGCGCTTCGCGCCGTGGCGCCCGGGACAGCCGCTGACCGCCAACCGCTACGGGATTCCCGAACCCGAACTCGCCGCCGCGGCGACGCTGGCGCCCGAGCAGATGGCGCTGGTGGTGGCGCCGCTGGTCGGCTTCGACGCCAGCGGTGGACGCCTGGGCATGGGCGGCGGCTGGTATGATCGCAGCTTCGCGTTCCGCCAGCGGCAAGCGCCTGCGCCCTGGCTGGTCGGCGCCGCGTTCGCGGTGCAACAGGTCGCGGCGCTGCCCGTCGCCGCCTGGGACGTGGCGCTGGACGCGGTCTGCACCGATTCCCTCACCCTCCTGACCGCGACCGATTTCCCCGCATGA
- a CDS encoding cell division protein ZapA: MSEPVSVRILDREYTVGVEAEERDSLLAAARLLDAKMREVRGSNRMAAVDRVAVLAALNLAHELQQLRDEQARRDHEMARTLADLNRRLDGVVDTAR, translated from the coding sequence GTGAGCGAACCGGTCAGCGTCCGCATCCTGGACCGCGAATACACCGTCGGCGTCGAAGCCGAGGAACGCGACAGTCTGCTCGCCGCCGCGCGCCTGCTCGACGCGAAGATGCGCGAGGTGCGCGGCAGCAACCGCATGGCCGCGGTGGACCGGGTCGCGGTGCTGGCCGCCTTGAACCTGGCGCACGAACTGCAGCAACTGCGCGACGAGCAGGCGCGGCGCGATCATGAGATGGCACGCACGCTCGCCGATCTCAATCGCCGCCTCGACGGCGTGGTCGATACGGCGCGTTGA
- a CDS encoding TIGR02449 family protein produces the protein MDSPDAIAQLRTLAARVETLVERCQRLTDENRSLRQQQEQLIGERSQLLTKNEQARSRVEAMITRLKSLEQHT, from the coding sequence ATGGATAGCCCCGACGCCATCGCCCAGCTCCGCACCCTCGCCGCACGCGTGGAAACGCTGGTCGAGCGCTGCCAGCGCCTCACCGACGAAAACCGCAGCCTGCGCCAGCAGCAGGAGCAGTTGATCGGCGAGCGCTCGCAGCTGCTGACCAAGAACGAGCAGGCGCGCTCGCGGGTCGAAGCGATGATCACCCGGCTCAAGTCGCTGGAGCAGCACACGTGA
- a CDS encoding putative bifunctional diguanylate cyclase/phosphodiesterase: MSIEHVAAGIVGHAGMDWRWCWAAAAAVLAVATVISALQALHWRRRMQQQLQHQQQLQQRDRHLKLALWGSGEHFWDYDLQQRKLRRMRADEAAPHAQEITMVIREDDPLRIHPDDVPQAKRTLREHLEGLTPVYVAEYRVDLAGDGVWLWARVRGRVVDYSADGKPRRLAGTARDITSHRQADLERRIASEVLRSMSEAVAVLDEEFRFISVNPAFTRITGYSEREVLGQPIALLDHAPETPAPPSHDHGQPWRGEAWKRRKDGLEILCHVRRNTVVDADRRHSFHVVVLEDITDQKRAEQELRYLANYDTLTSLPNRALLSERLARAIVRARRQGSAVAVLFLDLDRFKDINDSLGHAVGDRVLRAVAERLQQAAGPQHTVARLAGDEFTVVVEDIADQAEAEAVAARVLAAFDAPLQLEDGRKVAISSSLGISLFPQHALLPSELLKHADTAMYQAKAAGRRNVQVYSARMDQATRHRATLASTLRKIPLDQELKLVYQPRYSLREQRVVGVEALLRWHSADFGTVSPSQFIPLAEETGLILEIGEWVLRQACTTLRGWRALGLTELCMSVNVSAIQLERGDLPALMARILDETGVPAANVELELTESVVMSQVGKNAATLHACRALGLALAIDDFGTGYSSLAYLKRLPINTLKIDQEFISDLTRDPDDEAITSTIIAMGHSLALNVVAEGVEQPDQLAFLRQHGCDEIQGHLVAPALEPDACLQLLRQPLLLPA, encoded by the coding sequence ATGTCGATCGAGCACGTCGCTGCGGGAATTGTCGGCCATGCCGGCATGGACTGGCGTTGGTGCTGGGCCGCCGCCGCCGCGGTACTGGCGGTGGCCACGGTGATCTCCGCGCTGCAGGCGCTGCACTGGCGGCGGCGCATGCAACAGCAGTTGCAGCACCAGCAGCAGCTGCAGCAGCGCGACCGCCACCTGAAACTGGCGCTGTGGGGCTCCGGCGAGCACTTCTGGGATTACGACCTGCAGCAGCGCAAGCTGCGCCGCATGCGCGCCGACGAAGCTGCGCCGCATGCGCAGGAGATCACCATGGTGATCCGCGAGGACGACCCGCTGCGCATCCATCCCGACGACGTGCCGCAGGCCAAGCGCACGCTGCGCGAGCACCTGGAGGGACTGACCCCGGTGTACGTGGCCGAATACCGGGTGGACCTGGCAGGCGACGGCGTGTGGCTGTGGGCGCGGGTGCGCGGCCGCGTGGTCGACTACAGCGCCGACGGCAAGCCGCGCCGGCTCGCCGGCACCGCACGCGACATCACCTCGCACCGCCAAGCCGACCTGGAGCGGCGCATCGCCAGCGAGGTGCTGCGCAGCATGAGCGAAGCGGTCGCGGTGCTGGACGAAGAGTTCCGCTTCATCTCCGTCAACCCGGCCTTCACCCGCATCACCGGCTACAGCGAACGCGAAGTGCTTGGTCAGCCGATCGCGCTGCTCGACCACGCGCCCGAGACCCCGGCGCCGCCGTCGCACGACCACGGCCAGCCCTGGCGCGGCGAAGCCTGGAAGCGGCGCAAGGACGGCCTGGAGATCCTCTGCCACGTGCGCCGCAATACGGTCGTCGATGCCGACCGCCGGCACAGCTTCCACGTGGTGGTGCTGGAAGACATCACCGACCAGAAGCGCGCCGAGCAGGAACTGCGCTACCTGGCCAACTACGACACGCTGACCAGCCTGCCCAACCGCGCGCTGCTGTCCGAACGGCTGGCGCGCGCGATCGTGCGCGCGCGGCGCCAGGGCAGCGCGGTGGCGGTGCTGTTCCTGGACCTGGACCGGTTCAAGGACATCAACGATTCGCTCGGCCATGCGGTCGGCGACCGGGTGCTGCGCGCGGTCGCCGAACGCCTGCAGCAGGCGGCGGGTCCGCAGCACACGGTCGCGCGGCTGGCCGGAGACGAATTCACCGTGGTGGTGGAGGACATCGCCGACCAAGCCGAGGCCGAAGCCGTCGCCGCGCGCGTGCTGGCCGCGTTCGATGCGCCTCTGCAGCTGGAGGATGGTCGCAAAGTGGCGATCTCCTCCTCGCTCGGCATCTCGCTGTTCCCGCAGCATGCGTTGCTGCCCAGCGAACTGCTCAAGCACGCCGACACCGCGATGTACCAGGCCAAGGCCGCCGGGCGCCGCAACGTGCAGGTGTATTCGGCGCGCATGGACCAAGCCACCCGCCACCGCGCCACGCTGGCCAGCACCCTGCGCAAGATCCCGCTCGACCAGGAACTGAAGCTGGTCTACCAGCCGCGCTATTCGCTGCGCGAGCAGCGCGTGGTCGGCGTGGAAGCGCTGCTGCGCTGGCACAGCGCCGATTTCGGCACGGTCTCGCCGAGCCAGTTCATCCCCCTGGCCGAGGAGACCGGGTTGATCCTGGAGATCGGCGAGTGGGTGTTGCGCCAGGCCTGCACCACCCTGCGCGGCTGGCGCGCGCTGGGCCTGACCGAGTTGTGCATGTCGGTCAACGTGTCGGCGATCCAGCTCGAGCGCGGCGACCTGCCGGCGCTGATGGCGCGGATCCTGGACGAGACCGGGGTCCCGGCCGCCAACGTCGAACTGGAACTCACCGAAAGCGTGGTGATGTCGCAGGTCGGCAAGAACGCGGCCACCCTGCACGCCTGCCGCGCCCTTGGCCTGGCCCTGGCGATCGACGACTTCGGCACCGGCTATTCGTCGCTTGCCTACCTGAAGCGCTTGCCGATCAACACCTTGAAGATCGACCAGGAGTTCATCAGCGACCTGACCCGCGATCCGGACGACGAAGCGATCACCAGCACCATCATCGCGATGGGCCACTCGCTGGCGCTGAACGTGGTCGCCGAAGGCGTGGAGCAGCCCGACCAGCTGGCGTTCCTGCGCCAGCACGGCTGCGACGAGATCCAGGGCCACCTGGTCGCGCCGGCGCTGGAACCGGACGCCTGCCTGCAGTTGCTGCGGCAGCCGTTGCTGCTGCCCGCCTGA
- a CDS encoding YecA/YgfB family protein: MIELPSADDVTQASQQLGLAASAAELHGALCGWLAGGGADLAAWPAAVLADAGIATPRRGDVLDRLREASAAQLEDRDFAFDLVLADAGAPLSERADALFDWCRGFLGGFGLAAGAKPPLSEEGEESLQDLARLAQASTDDFDSADEDEDALAEIEEFVRVAALLLHSDCVLGPRHRQRLN, translated from the coding sequence ATGATCGAACTTCCCAGCGCCGACGACGTCACCCAAGCCAGCCAGCAACTGGGCCTGGCCGCGTCGGCGGCCGAACTCCACGGCGCGTTGTGCGGCTGGCTGGCCGGCGGCGGCGCCGACCTGGCGGCGTGGCCGGCGGCGGTGCTGGCCGATGCCGGCATCGCCACGCCGCGCCGCGGCGACGTGCTGGACCGGCTGCGCGAGGCCAGCGCAGCGCAGCTGGAGGACCGCGACTTCGCCTTCGACCTGGTGCTGGCCGATGCAGGCGCACCGCTGTCCGAGCGCGCCGACGCCCTGTTCGACTGGTGCCGCGGCTTTCTCGGCGGTTTCGGCCTGGCCGCCGGCGCCAAGCCGCCGTTGTCGGAAGAGGGCGAAGAGTCGCTGCAGGACCTGGCGCGGCTGGCCCAGGCCAGCACCGACGATTTCGACAGCGCCGACGAGGACGAGGACGCGCTGGCCGAGATCGAGGAATTCGTGCGCGTGGCCGCGCTGCTGCTGCACAGCGACTGCGTGCTCGGCCCGCGCCATCGGCAACGCCTGAACTGA
- a CDS encoding aminopeptidase P N-terminal domain-containing protein → MKRLTGIGAGEYARRRKQLMDMAGDHAILVLPSAPERVRSHDTHYPYRQDSDFWYLCGFPEPEAVLVLVPGRKHGETLLFCRERDPEREAWDGPREGQDGAVERYGMDDAYPIEDLDEILPGLLEGRSRVYYHFGRDVDFDLKLIGWVNRVRAQMRHGAEPPHEFLELGHLLHEQRLFKSRDEIALMQVAADLSVAAHRAAMRLARPGIHEYQLQAEIEREFRAGDAWPAYGSIVGSGANACVLHYRANAARLRDGELVLVDAGAEYRGYAADITRTFPVSGRFSAEQRALHDLVGAAHAAALAQARPGVAYEAGHLAAVQTLTEGLLRLGLLKGTLEQNLADGGYQRFYRHKTGHWLGLDVHDVGDYKLAGASRLLEPGMVFTIEPGLYIAPDDKAVHAKWRGIGIRTEDDVLITDDGHRVLTAALARSTEEIEGLMAGNRK, encoded by the coding sequence ATGAAACGACTCACCGGCATCGGCGCGGGCGAATACGCGCGTCGGCGCAAACAGTTGATGGACATGGCCGGCGACCACGCCATCCTGGTGTTGCCGAGCGCACCGGAGCGGGTGCGCAGCCACGACACCCATTACCCGTACCGGCAGGATTCGGACTTCTGGTACCTGTGCGGTTTCCCCGAGCCGGAAGCGGTGCTGGTGTTGGTGCCGGGCCGCAAGCACGGCGAGACGCTGCTGTTCTGCCGCGAGCGCGATCCCGAGCGCGAGGCCTGGGACGGTCCGCGGGAAGGCCAGGACGGCGCGGTGGAACGCTACGGCATGGACGATGCGTATCCGATCGAGGACCTCGACGAGATCCTGCCGGGCCTGCTGGAAGGCCGCTCGCGGGTGTACTACCACTTCGGCCGCGATGTGGATTTCGACCTCAAGCTGATCGGCTGGGTCAATCGGGTGCGCGCCCAGATGCGGCATGGCGCGGAGCCGCCGCACGAGTTCCTGGAACTGGGCCATCTGCTGCATGAGCAGCGCCTGTTCAAGTCGCGCGACGAGATCGCGCTGATGCAGGTCGCCGCCGACCTCAGCGTGGCCGCGCATCGCGCGGCGATGCGGCTGGCGCGGCCGGGCATCCATGAGTACCAGTTGCAGGCCGAGATCGAACGCGAGTTCCGCGCCGGCGACGCCTGGCCGGCCTACGGCAGCATCGTCGGTAGCGGCGCCAACGCGTGCGTGCTGCACTACCGCGCCAACGCCGCGCGCCTGCGCGACGGCGAGCTGGTGCTCGTCGACGCCGGCGCCGAGTACCGCGGCTATGCCGCCGACATCACCCGGACCTTCCCGGTGAGCGGCCGCTTCAGCGCCGAGCAGCGCGCGCTGCACGATCTGGTCGGCGCGGCGCATGCGGCGGCGCTGGCGCAGGCGCGGCCGGGCGTGGCCTACGAGGCCGGGCACCTGGCGGCGGTGCAGACCCTCACCGAAGGCTTGCTGCGGCTGGGCCTGCTCAAGGGCACGCTGGAACAGAACCTGGCCGATGGCGGCTACCAGCGCTTCTACCGGCACAAGACCGGGCACTGGCTCGGCCTGGACGTGCACGACGTCGGCGACTACAAGCTGGCCGGCGCGTCGCGTCTGCTGGAGCCGGGCATGGTCTTCACCATCGAGCCGGGCCTGTACATCGCGCCCGACGACAAGGCGGTCCACGCGAAGTGGCGCGGTATCGGCATCCGCACCGAAGACGACGTGCTGATCACCGACGACGGCCACCGCGTACTGACCGCGGCGCTGGCGCGCAGCACCGAGGAGATCGAGGGGTTAATGGCTGGCAATAGGAAATAG
- a CDS encoding cytochrome b translates to MQWRTTANRFGFVAKLFHWTTAAAFIGAYVVVYYVIWFMDDTSDASLPVLNIHWVLGLLVGFLVLPRLLWRWLDVQPDDPPGSPLEHRLAHAAHWGLYALLIVMPLTGYVGTGADTDFGLFRITGFNETRLFAWISQRFALSWEAFEAPIDVVHHFIGKWIAWLVVALHIAAALFHHWVRRDDVLARMLPWRTKGAAPAPAPAGESGTPTP, encoded by the coding sequence ATGCAATGGCGCACTACCGCAAATCGCTTCGGCTTCGTCGCCAAGCTGTTCCACTGGACCACCGCCGCCGCGTTCATCGGCGCCTACGTTGTCGTCTACTACGTCATCTGGTTCATGGACGATACCTCCGACGCGTCCTTGCCGGTGCTCAACATCCATTGGGTGCTCGGCCTGCTGGTCGGCTTCCTGGTGCTACCGCGGCTGCTGTGGCGGTGGCTGGACGTGCAGCCGGACGATCCGCCGGGATCGCCGCTGGAACATCGGCTCGCGCATGCCGCGCACTGGGGTCTGTACGCCCTGCTGATCGTCATGCCGCTGACCGGCTACGTGGGCACCGGCGCCGACACCGACTTCGGCCTGTTTCGAATCACCGGATTCAACGAGACCCGGCTGTTCGCGTGGATCAGCCAGCGCTTCGCCCTGAGCTGGGAAGCGTTCGAAGCGCCCATCGATGTCGTGCATCATTTCATCGGCAAATGGATCGCGTGGCTGGTCGTTGCGCTGCACATCGCCGCGGCGCTGTTCCACCACTGGGTGCGCCGCGATGACGTGCTCGCGCGCATGCTGCCGTGGCGGACGAAGGGCGCGGCGCCTGCGCCCGCACCAGCCGGCGAGAGCGGCACTCCGACGCCCTGA
- a CDS encoding TetR/AcrR family transcriptional regulator has product MQRRRSRTEMVEQTRAKLLATARHAFATQGFAHTSMDNFTAAAGMTRGALYHHFASKEGLLTAVIEQIEVEVGARLQAVSDAAPSPWEGFRRRCRTYLELALEPEIRRIILQDARAVFGDIPPTAQSVGIGALQASLEILIAAGTVAPLHAGVMARMLYGAITEASFWIAEPEGDQQARLADALDGLERLLGSLLAR; this is encoded by the coding sequence ATGCAACGCCGCCGCTCCCGCACCGAGATGGTCGAACAAACCCGGGCCAAATTACTGGCGACGGCGCGGCATGCGTTCGCTACGCAGGGTTTCGCGCACACCTCGATGGACAATTTCACTGCCGCGGCGGGCATGACCCGCGGCGCGCTCTACCATCACTTCGCCAGCAAGGAAGGCCTGCTGACCGCGGTCATCGAGCAGATCGAGGTTGAGGTCGGCGCACGCCTGCAGGCCGTGTCGGACGCGGCACCCTCCCCGTGGGAAGGGTTTCGCCGCCGCTGCCGCACCTATCTGGAACTGGCGCTGGAGCCGGAGATCCGCCGCATCATTTTGCAGGATGCACGCGCCGTGTTCGGCGACATCCCGCCGACCGCACAGTCGGTGGGGATCGGCGCACTGCAGGCCTCGCTCGAAATCCTGATCGCCGCAGGCACGGTGGCGCCGCTGCATGCGGGCGTGATGGCCCGCATGCTCTACGGCGCCATCACCGAAGCCTCGTTCTGGATCGCCGAACCGGAAGGCGACCAGCAGGCGCGCCTGGCCGACGCGCTGGACGGCCTGGAACGGCTGCTAGGCAGCCTGCTCGCCCGCTGA
- the pepQ gene encoding Xaa-Pro dipeptidase: MIQQDPSALYTAHLRTLAQRADTALARGGFEHLLVPSGSPHYQVFDDRDYPYAVNPQFKAWLPLTRVPNSWLVHTPGRRPQLIFHQPRDYWHVMPAAPNGWWVEHCDIHIIRTPAQALALLPGPAARCAILGEAQSALGDYVPNNPEAVVQYLEYHRAYKTDYELALLRQAQQLAVHGHRAAEAAFRDGRSEFEIHMAYCSAVGQDANELPYGNIIALNEHGAVLHYTELERQAPAQRRSFLIDAGASAHGYASDITRSYAADTGSEFQALIDAIDAAQIRMGQSVRAGVDYKQLHLDAHLALMGVLKDFGVITVSPEAALATGVSAAFFPHGLGHPIGLQVHDVAGFAANDRGGRIERPAGHPYLRMTRVLEPGMVVTIEPGVYFIDMLLDEVKTSGHAASVDWERVAQFAPYGGIRIEDEVACTDGDPQNLTRPAFAALAT, encoded by the coding sequence ATGATCCAGCAAGACCCCAGCGCCCTGTACACCGCGCACTTGCGCACGCTGGCGCAACGCGCCGACACCGCGCTGGCGCGCGGCGGCTTCGAGCATCTGCTCGTACCCAGCGGCAGCCCGCACTACCAAGTATTCGATGATCGCGATTACCCCTATGCGGTGAATCCGCAGTTCAAGGCCTGGCTGCCGCTGACCCGGGTGCCGAACAGCTGGCTGGTGCACACCCCGGGGCGCCGTCCGCAACTGATCTTCCACCAGCCGCGCGACTACTGGCACGTGATGCCGGCCGCACCCAACGGCTGGTGGGTCGAGCATTGCGACATCCACATCATCCGCACGCCGGCACAAGCGCTGGCGCTGCTGCCGGGACCGGCCGCGCGTTGCGCGATACTCGGCGAAGCGCAGAGCGCGCTGGGCGACTACGTGCCGAACAATCCGGAGGCGGTGGTGCAATACCTGGAATACCACCGCGCCTACAAGACCGACTACGAACTGGCGCTGCTGCGCCAGGCGCAGCAGCTGGCGGTGCACGGCCACCGCGCCGCCGAAGCCGCGTTCCGCGACGGCCGCAGCGAGTTCGAGATCCACATGGCGTATTGCAGTGCAGTCGGCCAGGACGCCAACGAGCTGCCTTACGGCAACATCATTGCGCTGAACGAGCACGGCGCAGTGTTGCACTACACCGAACTGGAGCGGCAGGCACCGGCGCAGCGGCGCAGTTTCCTGATCGATGCCGGCGCTTCCGCGCACGGCTACGCCAGCGACATCACCCGCAGCTACGCCGCCGACACCGGCAGCGAATTCCAGGCGCTGATCGACGCCATCGACGCCGCGCAAATCCGCATGGGCCAAAGCGTGCGCGCCGGCGTTGACTACAAGCAGTTGCACCTCGACGCGCACCTGGCGCTGATGGGCGTGCTCAAGGACTTCGGCGTGATCACCGTATCGCCGGAAGCCGCGCTGGCCACCGGCGTCAGCGCCGCGTTCTTCCCGCACGGCCTCGGCCATCCGATCGGCCTGCAGGTGCACGACGTGGCCGGCTTCGCTGCCAACGACCGCGGCGGCCGCATCGAGCGCCCTGCCGGCCATCCCTACCTGCGCATGACCCGCGTGCTCGAACCGGGCATGGTGGTGACGATCGAACCGGGCGTGTACTTCATCGACATGCTGCTGGACGAAGTGAAGACGTCCGGCCACGCCGCCAGCGTGGACTGGGAGCGCGTGGCGCAGTTCGCGCCCTACGGCGGCATCCGCATCGAAGACGAAGTGGCCTGCACCGACGGCGATCCGCAGAACCTGACCCGGCCGGCGTTTGCGGCTTTGGCGACCTGA
- a CDS encoding PilZ domain-containing protein, whose translation MIAEARRAPRRQVPDMVPVLDIMQDAVVGRLGNVSESGMLLLACVPLHEDALYQLRFAMPQAGREVQIDIGVHLLWSECAQAPGQAWAGFRFLTISPAHRDLLRQWINAGPAG comes from the coding sequence ATGATCGCCGAAGCCCGCCGCGCGCCGCGCCGCCAGGTCCCGGACATGGTGCCGGTGCTGGACATCATGCAAGACGCGGTGGTCGGCCGGCTCGGCAACGTCTCCGAAAGCGGCATGCTGCTGCTGGCCTGCGTGCCACTGCACGAAGACGCGCTGTACCAACTGCGCTTCGCGATGCCGCAGGCGGGCCGCGAAGTGCAGATCGACATCGGCGTGCACCTGCTGTGGAGCGAATGCGCGCAGGCGCCGGGGCAGGCCTGGGCCGGCTTCCGCTTCCTGACCATCTCGCCTGCGCATCGCGACCTGCTGCGGCAATGGATCAATGCCGGGCCAGCCGGCTAG